The Rhodoflexus caldus genome has a window encoding:
- a CDS encoding peptidylprolyl isomerase — MKYMQRLLAGLVIFGLLTACEQSSQGQSQTTTAEISPDKDVLITISTPMGEMHAILYEETKQHRDNFIKLVKEKYYDDLLFHRCIKDFMIQGGDPQSRGAAPGVMLGNNGPGYFLPAEFMPDKYFHEKGAICAARKGDQVNPEKQSDGSQFYIVQGKTYTEQELLDMRTDLYKLYELFQQLLTKPAYASLTAQLNELQQRGDNEGIQKLILQHKDICEKEFGVELDKPLTAEQIQKYTTIGGVPFLDGEYTVFGKILDGFDVLDKIAAQPGDRFNRPNTDIPMKISSEVLPKAEITKRFGYQYPATMKK; from the coding sequence ATGAAGTATATGCAACGACTGTTGGCAGGGCTGGTAATTTTTGGTTTGCTGACTGCTTGTGAACAATCTTCACAGGGACAGTCCCAAACAACGACCGCAGAAATTTCTCCCGACAAAGACGTGCTGATTACCATCAGTACACCCATGGGCGAAATGCACGCCATTTTGTATGAAGAAACCAAACAACACCGAGACAACTTTATTAAACTGGTCAAGGAAAAATACTACGACGATTTGCTGTTCCATCGCTGCATCAAAGACTTTATGATTCAGGGCGGCGACCCGCAGTCCAGAGGTGCTGCGCCGGGCGTGATGCTGGGCAATAACGGCCCCGGCTATTTCCTGCCTGCCGAGTTTATGCCCGATAAGTATTTCCATGAGAAAGGCGCTATTTGTGCTGCCCGCAAAGGCGACCAAGTAAACCCCGAAAAACAATCCGACGGCAGCCAGTTCTACATTGTACAGGGCAAAACCTACACCGAACAGGAACTGCTCGATATGCGCACCGATTTGTACAAACTCTACGAACTGTTTCAGCAATTGCTTACCAAACCTGCCTATGCTTCTTTGACCGCACAACTCAACGAGTTGCAACAACGCGGCGACAATGAAGGCATTCAGAAGCTCATTTTACAACACAAAGACATTTGTGAAAAAGAATTTGGTGTGGAGTTGGACAAGCCGCTGACCGCCGAGCAAATTCAGAAATACACCACCATTGGCGGAGTGCCGTTTCTGGATGGAGAATACACCGTTTTCGGGAAAATTCTGGATGGTTTTGACGTACTCGATAAAATTGCTGCACAGCCCGGCGACCGATTCAATCGCCCCAATACGGATATTCCGATGAAGATATCCTCAGAGGTGCTGCCCAAAGCAGAAATTACCAAGCGATTTGGCTATCAGTATCCTGCCACCATGAAAAAATAA
- the ruvC gene encoding crossover junction endodeoxyribonuclease RuvC translates to MNQSERIIIGLDPGTVVMGYGIVKMTGRKLEALQMGVIHLSKYDNHAQKLQKIWERVHQLVEQYMPDEMALEAPFYGKNIQSMLKLGRAQGVAMAVALARGIPIIEYAPKKVKQAVTGNGSASKEQVAAMLQSQLAIGELPELLDATDALAVAVCHAYQQQTPARGKAKNWAAFIADNPDRVKKS, encoded by the coding sequence ATGAATCAATCGGAGCGCATCATTATCGGCTTAGACCCCGGAACGGTGGTCATGGGCTATGGCATTGTAAAAATGACAGGCCGCAAGTTGGAAGCACTGCAAATGGGTGTTATCCATTTGAGTAAGTACGATAATCATGCGCAAAAGCTGCAAAAAATCTGGGAGCGCGTCCATCAGTTGGTTGAGCAGTACATGCCCGATGAAATGGCATTGGAAGCGCCTTTTTACGGCAAAAATATCCAGTCTATGCTTAAACTTGGGCGTGCCCAAGGGGTAGCAATGGCTGTAGCGCTTGCCAGAGGGATTCCCATTATTGAATATGCACCCAAAAAAGTAAAGCAGGCGGTAACGGGCAACGGCAGTGCTTCAAAGGAGCAGGTGGCGGCAATGCTGCAAAGTCAGTTGGCGATTGGTGAACTGCCGGAACTGTTAGATGCTACCGATGCGCTTGCCGTGGCGGTTTGTCATGCTTACCAGCAGCAAACACCTGCCCGCGGAAAAGCCAAAAATTGGGCGGCATTTATTGCCGATAATCCCGACCGGGTTAAAAAATCTTAG